The Lolium perenne isolate Kyuss_39 chromosome 6, Kyuss_2.0, whole genome shotgun sequence genome segment catctctcttcgacaccgtcttcatccGTCTTCTTTATTGTACTAGATCTTgtccatcttgcaaccttgagaccaacacatggctatggacacgacctaagatagattctcaatacaaccgttagtccatagggattgtcatcaattaccaaaaccacacatgggggctccatgttctttcagtctcccccattttggtaattgataacaatctctttgagagggtttagataaggaatttagcgaacaacccaagtttaatatttagagaaaactcccccataatatatgcatgtgtgaatgaacttgaatttcattgcatatatcggTAATTAAAGCCTAGcagagtatcctctaaatattcaaccatgcaaagcaacaaatgcaagcatgagaggcaaatgcttaagaaccaaaCAAAAGAAATTCCCTCAAACTCTCCAaatttctcccccattggcatcgtcgaaatggacgaaaggttcggaaggccaatatagttagaattcctctataaggtgtgcatttctcataatgtgaGTGAAATCAATGCACGTATTCAATAACGAATACCGGGAGGAAatccaactatattgaggatcaaagattgcaagaggataagaaggtgagaaagcttcgaaaaataaagcaagcaattcaATGACCCAACGAACCAAAttaaagatattatgataagatcaagaaggatGCTCTAAGTAATATGTGGAAGCTACCCAAAGTTTGTGCACAAGATAAACAATTCGCTGAAGAATAAGGTGCACTCATCACTCTCACAAGATCACTCAAAGCTTGTGCCAAAATCAAGTATGAGTGCTTGAAAATGCAAATAGAACGAAATGAGCATGCATAACCAAGTTCTTTGTGGAGCCATCAAAGAGTCAAATAAGAATAAAGGAATGGACCCCAACAAAGATGGATATCAACAAATAAAATGTACGAAAGAaacctggtgaccgggtgtatacgtgagcacgtacTCCCTGTCCAACACGTGGCTAACGTCGTCTAACAATCGGCTAGTTCTTTTCCTTGCATTGCCtgacaactcctgcagccagtatATTGGGAAGTGCCCTTGTTCTACACTGTTTAATCACGAGGGGTAGTGACGCGCGAATCATTGGTTTGACCGGCTGGATAACTGACACCACGGAGAGCAATAATTAGCTCGCCAATATTTTTTCCTACCGCTCAGTCCTACTTGGTTCATAGAATGGATTAACGATTCAGAAGCGAATGCTTGGTCAACAGTAGCACTGACAGCGAGCCATGCATGGCATGCCACGGATGTAAAGTCGCAGGCTCACTCACGTCGTAAAACAGTACACAAGAGCCACAGAACAAAGCATTCATGGGGTAGCAAAGAAAGCTTTTGGCTGGATCCGTTCGACCTGCATCATATGTTGTGCTTTAGTCCTTCAACTCAACTACGAGACGGGCGAGCTCCGGACGTCCGATGTCATGCAACACGAAGCCTCGAGGCGGCAGCGGGCGCCGGTGGGTTCAGCACTTCAGCTTCGACTTCGAGAAGTACATGTGTACCAACGCTAAGCGCTGGACCATGCAATGCCGGTTTGCCAGCGACGCCATACACTACTCTGCCCTCGCCGAAGAGAAGCTCGTGCGCCCTGCCCTCGCCATCACCCTGTTCGAGGTCGGCAGCGGCTCCGTGGCCGTGGTCACCCCCGTCGCACGCGCCGTGGAGATGATCCACACCATGTCACTCACCACGACGAAGACGCCCTTCTCCGTGGCCGCCGCGCCAACGACGTATTCTTTGGCGAGTATACCGCGCTGCTCTCCGGCGACATGCTCCTCACGAGGCTCACGTTAGAGCAGCTTGCCCGTGACAATGCCGAACTCAGTGTTGTCCCTGCGGAGCACGTGTTCCGGGCCGTGTCCGAGCTCGGGAACGCCGCGGATGCCAGGGGCGTGGCCGCCGGTCAGGTCACCGACAAGGCGTCCGAGAGCCTACCCGCGAGCCTCCCCATGCGGAGTACATCCATCTACACAACACGCCTGTGTGCCTCCTCTTCCAGCCTTGTTGCTTCTTCGACATGATGTGCGATGTGTTGTGCTGAAACCATTCTCAGTTTTTTTTTTACATTGAACGACATGTAAGCAGTAGCACACAATATGCTCCTCCGCTGCTCTTCTCTACAAGCGGAGACGCGACAAACTACAGCAGGCCAGGTTCCTCCTACGTACAGATCAACGCTGGGCTGTGCTTGCACACTTGCTGGCAGAAACACATAGGAGGCCGGGCCAAATTAAAAAGTTGATTCCACGGCGTCTGCTTGCCGTTAGTGTGGCGAGAATCTTAAAGCAAATCCAACGATAAAGAGACCGTGCTCAGCTATACACGTGATCACCGAATCCACTCTCTAAAATGTAtcatctctcatgtatataagttcctctaagtggacaacatcacaaagatatttatccaccaagaaacatgcacacacaagatagataCAAGAGAATAAGAGCAAGATATCcaaacaagcatgctcaaggatttatctaATTTTAGGAAAGTAAAACCAAATATcaagaatgagataaccaactcccagagaaagcaaggttccaaataaaccaaaccttcaacacttttcatgatcgcacaaaagtaccgaaaagaaaatgtttgtcttccaaagtcaaattcttgaaacaagagagtgttctaacaaacataggagagctcccccaagattagtgcactaTTTAGGATTTTGCATCTGAATAtaaaatgcacaaatgcgggatcaTCGCTCCACCGATATTTATCAAGACACTAGAAAGGTTCAAGTAAGATAAAGGTGTCCATAagaagcaaggaagacacatgggagattAACCCAAAAGGCAAATTCTTGTCAAGCAATTTAGGCAAAATGGgttttgtttgagcaaacatgtcacataggaataagataatctataatatcaattctatgtgacacaacctcaaatgttcacattttctaggcttgtaacatgcacaaagcataatactcccccataatgtgataaagacatttttcgtgcaagaggTAAATAAGAACCacgtgagataattaatggaaattatagaattttaattcatcatgtcacacattttaagattgtgaaattcacaaagcacatcactcccccaaaatgggatagtccattcactacaagaaaactCCCCCATAAAGCAATACATACTTGGCAACGCCTTAAATATTCGTCGCAAAATTTTATTATAGATACAGAAGCATGCGTTGCAGGCTACATCCGTTATCCATTCTAAAGATTGCACCTAAATAAAGAGAAATGACGCGAGCCCAGGCCACTAAGCACGACTGCCTTGCGTTAACCCCTACTAGCCACGAACGCACGCACAGACCCGAAGTCCCACTCCTCGCATCTCCCAAACCTAGCCGCCTCCCTCCCCTCCCCTAGGTAAGGGATCTCTCCGCCGTTGGGCCTCCCCCGCCGGCGACCAGTGGCGGTCGGTGATAGAACTCGCCTCCTAACATGAGATCCCCTAACTCCTGGAAACACTACTGCTGCTAAGATGAATGTAGGCTAGTGCATGATGCAGAGGTTTGTTGATGACGCATGGCGGCGAGTCGGGGCACTGGGGGTGCAGCGGCGCAAGTGCACGGTAGAGTTTCCGTCTTCAGGTTCAACTTCTCTTATCCCTCTGTCTGACTTCTCTCCCCTTTTCCCCAGGCTTGACCCGTGTTCACAATTGTTATAGAAATTTTGTGCACCCTTGATAagtcttgtaggataacgttgcatagaaaacaaaaaatttcctaccgcgaacacgcaatccaagcgaagatgcaatctagaagacggtagcaacgaggggattatcgagtctcacccttgaagagattccaaagcctacaagatgaggctcttgttgctgcggtagacgttcacttgccgcttgcaaaagcgcgtagaagatcttgatcacggcgccacgaacgggcagcacctccgtactcggtcacacgttcggttgttgatgaagacgacgtccacctccccattccagcgggcagcggaagtagtagctcctcttgaatccgacagcacgacggcgtggtgtcggtggtggtggagaaatccggcggagcttcgctaagcgtgcgggatgtggtggaggagagagggccgctagggtttgggagaggggggcgccggccactaggggtgcggccaccttggtggttgttggggtggccgggcccctccccttggccctcattatataggtgaaacacccaagagttggtctacaagtcttcgaataagaccccaaaccaaaaccttccataacacatgaaacctacccaagctaggactcccactagaggtgggattcccacccttccttgggagggggtggccggccccccttggggagtccacttgggactcctccccatttagggttggccggccatggaggtggagtccctccgggactccgccttccttagtggtttcttccggacttttctagaaccttctagaaccttccatagaaccttccggatcattttaaatcttataaaatgacttcctatatatgaatcttattctccggaccattccgggactcctcgtgatgtccgggatctcatccgggactccgaacaaatattcgaactccattcgatattcaagttctaccatttcaacatccaactttaagtgtgtcaccctacggttcgcgaactatgcggacatggttgagtattcactccgaccaataaccaatagcgggatctggagatccataatggctcccacatattcaacgatgactttagtgatcgaatgaaccattcacatacgataccaattccctttgtcacgcgatattttacttgtccgaggtttgatcatcggtatcacttcataccttgttcaacctcgtctcctgacaagtactctttactcgtaccgtggtatgtggtctctatgaacttattcatatgcttgcaagacattagacgacattccaccgagagggcccagagtatatctatccgtcatcgggatggacaaatcccactgttgatccatatgcctcaactcatactttccggatacttaatcccacctttataaccacccatttacgcactggcgtttggtgtaatcaaagtacctttccggtataagtgatttacatgatctcatggtcataaggactaggtaactatgtatcgaaagcttatagcaaataacttaatgacgtgatcttatgctacgcttaatttggtgtgtccattacatcattcatacaatgatatgaccttgttattaataacatccaatgttcatgattatgaaactaatcatccattaatcaacaagctagttaagaggcatactagggactctttgttgtttacatatcacacatgtatcaatgtttcagttaatataattatagcatggtatataaacatttatcataaacataaagatatataataaccacttttattattgcctcttgggcatatctccttcagtctcccacttgcactagagtcaataatctagattacattgtaaggtacctaacacccatggcattctggtgttggtcatgctttgccctagggagagctttagtcaacggatctgctacattcagatcagtgtgtactttgcaaatctttacttctccatcttcgatgtactcgcgaatcgagtggtaacacagcttgatatgcttcagcctcttgtgtgaccttggttcttgtgcattggcgatggcacccatgttgtcacagtatatgactagtgggtccaatgcactaggaaccacaccgagctctacaatgaacctcttcatccataccgcttctgatgaagcctctgaagccgctatgtactctgattctgttgaagacttcgccaccttgcactgcttcgagcttgcccagcttactgcagcaccattcaatataaacacgtacccagactgtgacttagagtcatcaggatcagtgttccaacttgcatcggtgtaaccatttacaacgagctcttggtcacctccataacaaagaaacatatccttagttcttttcaagtacttcaggatattcttgaccgctgtccagtgttccattcctggatcactttgatatctgctagtcaaactaacatcatgtgctatatccggtctagtacatagcatggcatacatgatagatcctactgccgaggcataggggatattactcatcctttctctttcttctgccgtagccggtccttgagtcttactcaagaccttgcctggtaacataggtaagaaccctttcttactttcgtccattctaaacttctttagaatcttgtccaggtatgtactctgtgatagccctattaggcgtcttgatctatctctataaatcttgatgcctaatatatacgatgcttcaccaaggtctttcattgaaaaactattattcaaataaccttttacactgcttaatagttctatatcattcccaatcaataatatgtcatctacatataatatcaggaatgctacagagctcccactcactttcttgtaaatacaggcctctccatgacactgtataaacccgaaatctttgatcaccttatcaaagcgtcggttccaacttcttgatgcttgcttcagtccatagattgaacgctgaagcttgcatactttgtcagcatttttaggattgacaaaacctttgggttgtaccatatacaactcttcctcaatgtctccattaaggaacgctgttttgacatccatctgccaaatctcataatcgaaaaatgcagctattgctaacaaaaccctcacagattttagcttcgctacaggtgagaaagtctcatcgtagtcaactccttgaatttgtcggaaaccctttgcgacaagtcgagctttatagacagtaatattaccatcagcatctgtttttctcttgaagatccatttattctcgacagcctttcggctatcaggtaagtctaccaaagtccatactttgttatcatacatggatcccattttggatttcatggcttcttgccatttgttggaatctaggctcatcatcgcttcttcatacgtcgcagggtcctcatcattgttatccacaatcatgacatttagacaaggatcataccaatcaggagtggcacgttcccttgtcgatctgtgaggttcagtagtttcctcgttcgaagtttcatgatcattatcattagcttcctctgttgccggtgtaggcggtacaggtacaatttcgtgcttgcgctactctgatcaacgagtatagattcatcaatctcatcgagttctacttttcttccagtcacttctttagtgagaaattctttctcaagaaaggttccgttcttagcaacaaagattttgccttcggatctgtgatagaaagtgtaccctatagtttccttagggtatcctatgaagacgcatttctccgctttgggttctagcttgtccggttgtaacttctttacataggcttcgcaaccccaaactttaaggaacgacagcttaggtttcttgttaaaccataattcatacggtgtcatttctacggattttgatggtgctctatttaaagtgaatgcggctgtctctaatgcataactccaaaatgataacggcaaatcagtaagagacatcatagaacgaaccatatctaagagagttcgattacgacgttcggacacaccgtttcgttgtggtgttcccggtggtgtcaattgtgaaagtattccgcacttctttaaatgcatgccaaactcataactcagatattcacctccacgatcagatcgtagaaatttaatcttcttgttacgttgattttctacttcactttggaattccttaaacatctcgaaagtttcggatttatgtttcatgaaatagatatacccatatctactcagatcatctgtgaaggttagaagataacgataaccaccgcgcgatgctacgctcattggtccgcacacatcggtatgtatgatttccaataagtcagtagctcgctccatcataccagaaaatggagtcttagtcatttttcccattagacatgcttcacatctatcaagtgactcaaagtcaagtgattcaagtaatccatcagtatggagtttcttcatgcgtttcactccaatatgaccaagacgacagtgccacatataagtagaattataattcaatttaattcgcttagcatcaatgttatgtatatgcgtatcactactatcgagatctaacagaaataagccattcttttcaggtgctcgaccataaaagatattattcataaaaatagaacaaccattattctcagacttgaatgaataaccgtcttgcattaaacaagatccagatataatgttcatgctcaacgcgggtacaaaataacaattatttaggcttaaaactaatcccgaaggtagatgtagaggaagtgtgccgacagcgatcacatcg includes the following:
- the LOC139832641 gene encoding geranylgeranyl pyrophosphate synthase 12, chloroplastic-like, whose translation is MSCNTKPRGGSGRRWVQHFSFDFEKYMCTNAKRWTMQCRFASDAIHYSALAEEKLVRPALAITLFEVGSGSVAVVTPVARAVEMIHTMSLTTTKTPFSVAAAPTTVVPAEHVFRAVSELGNAADARGVAAGQVTDKASESLPASLPMRSTSIYTTRLCASSSSLVASST